The Scleropages formosus chromosome 11, fSclFor1.1, whole genome shotgun sequence genome window below encodes:
- the sult5a1 gene encoding sulfotransferase family 5A, member 1, with protein sequence MARLDVMESFQDIAFPGHLHTQETLRDAPNFRFQDTDTLIATYPKSGTTWMQEILTLTLNQGDDTVSRTVPNWARAPWLEQYYFPHVVKMMREPRIITTHLPYHLLAPALRDSKVKVIYVARNPKDIAVSFYHFHKMANFLPEPGSFDQFLDCFLEGTVSYGSWFEHVKGWTTQTSKSIFYITYEEMWLDLRGSLERISAFLQCPLGAEQISNAQKHCSFNRMKENPMVNYSTVSSDIMDHSKGQFMRKGKIGDWRNMFTEEQNRRFEEVFSSKMVGSHLKFIWEAPQDPERPKTTREAKEIPCLGAA encoded by the exons ATGGCCAGACTGGACGTCATGGAGAGCTTCCAAGATATCGCCTTCCCGGGACACCTGCACACACAGGAGACTCTGCGCGATGCCCCGAACTTCCGGTTCCAGGACACGGACACACTCATAGCCACCTACCCCAAGTCAG GTACCACCTGGATGCAGGAGATCCTGACTCTGACGTTAAACCAAGGGGACGACACCGTGTCCCGGACCGTCCCCAACTGGGCTCGGGCTCCCTGGCTGGAGCAGTACTACTTCCCCCACGTGGTGAAGATGATGCGAGAGCCTCGCATCATCACCACACACCTGCCctaccacctgctggcccccgCCCTGCGGGACTCTAAGGTTAAG GTGATTTACGTGGCCAGGAATCCCAAGGACATCGCTGTATCCTTCTATCACTTCCACAAAATGGCCAACTTCCTGCCGGAACCCGGCTCCTTCGACCAGTTTCTGGACTGCTTCCTGGAAGGAACCG TGAGTTACGGCTCCTGGTTCGAGCACGTGAAAGGCTGGACGACCCAAACCTCCAAGAGCATTTTCTACATCACGTACGAGGAGATGTGGCTG GACCTGAGAGGCTCCCTGGAGAGGATCAGCGCCTTCCTCCAGTGCCCCCTGGGAGCAGAGCAGATCAGTAATGCCCAGAAGCACTGCAGCTTTAACAGGATGAAGGAGAACCCCATGGTGAACTACAGCACGGTCTCCAGTGACATCATGGACCACAGCAAGGGCCAGTTCATGAGGAAGG GTAAAATCGGGGACTGGAGGAACATGTTCACCGAAGAGCAGAACCGCCGCTTCGAGGAGGTCTTCAGCTCCAAGATGGTGGGTTCACATCTGAAGTTCATCTGGGAGGCTCCTCAAGATCCAGAGCGTCCGAAGACGACGAGAGAGGCCAAGGAGATCCCGTGTCTCGGCGCAGCTTAA